One Streptococcus sp. S1 DNA window includes the following coding sequences:
- the brnQ gene encoding branched-chain amino acid transport system II carrier protein has product MLRKGSLTGLLLFGIFFGAGNLIFPPTLGALSGNQFWPAIAGFVLSGVGIAIVTLIIGTLNPKGYIDEISRKISPVFAIVYLVALYLSIGPFFAIPRTATVSFEVGTAPLLGGMNASLALFIFTLVYFLLAFLIALNPSKILDRIGRILTPIFAILILILVVLGALKYSGHVPMVATKAYQASAFGQGFLEGYNTLDALASVAFSVIAVTTLNQLGFSSKKEYIKTIWLVGIVVALGFSVLYIGLGFLGNHFPIPASVMASDTNKGVYVLSEATKAIFGPTAQIFLAGMVTVTCFTTTAGLIVSTSEFFHSTFPKVSYKVYASVFTLIGFAIANLGLNAIIAFSLPVLMILYPITITIVLIVIVNKFVALSKPGMQLTIFLASLVSVASVLASTFKISLVEKGIALLPFAAQSLPWLVPVVIGILLSLVLPNKQTAEE; this is encoded by the coding sequence ATGTTACGAAAAGGTTCCCTGACAGGTTTATTACTGTTTGGTATTTTTTTTGGTGCTGGAAACCTGATTTTCCCGCCGACTCTTGGTGCTTTATCGGGTAATCAATTTTGGCCAGCTATTGCTGGGTTTGTCCTTTCAGGAGTGGGAATTGCCATTGTGACCTTGATTATCGGGACACTCAATCCCAAAGGTTATATTGATGAGATTTCTCGTAAGATTTCACCTGTTTTCGCAATTGTATACTTAGTTGCGCTGTATCTTTCGATTGGTCCTTTCTTTGCCATTCCAAGAACGGCGACGGTATCTTTCGAAGTGGGGACAGCCCCCTTATTAGGTGGAATGAATGCCAGTTTAGCACTTTTCATTTTTACCCTGGTCTACTTTTTGCTTGCCTTTCTGATTGCTTTGAATCCATCTAAGATTCTAGATCGAATCGGTCGTATTTTGACCCCGATCTTTGCGATTCTTATTTTGATCTTGGTCGTTCTGGGAGCTTTAAAATACAGTGGACATGTTCCAATGGTGGCCACAAAAGCCTATCAGGCTTCTGCCTTTGGGCAAGGATTTTTAGAGGGCTACAATACCTTGGATGCCTTGGCATCTGTTGCCTTTAGTGTGATCGCAGTGACGACCTTGAATCAACTTGGATTTTCAAGTAAGAAAGAATATATCAAGACTATTTGGTTGGTTGGAATTGTCGTAGCCCTTGGTTTTAGTGTGCTATATATCGGTTTAGGATTTCTGGGGAATCATTTTCCAATTCCGGCTTCTGTTATGGCATCTGATACCAATAAAGGGGTGTATGTATTATCAGAAGCAACCAAAGCGATCTTTGGTCCGACTGCTCAGATTTTCCTAGCAGGAATGGTGACGGTAACTTGCTTTACCACAACCGCTGGTTTAATCGTCTCTACCAGTGAATTCTTCCATAGCACCTTCCCTAAGGTCTCTTACAAGGTCTATGCAAGTGTCTTCACTTTGATTGGTTTTGCGATTGCCAACCTAGGCTTGAATGCCATTATTGCTTTCTCATTGCCAGTCTTGATGATTCTTTACCCGATCACCATTACCATTGTATTGATTGTGATAGTGAATAAATTTGTGGCTCTTTCAAAACCAGGAATGCAACTGACTATTTTCTTGGCCAGCTTGGTTTCTGTTGCAAGTGTTCTGGCAAGTACCTTTAAAATTTCACTAGTAGAAAAGGGGATTGCTTTGCTTCCATTTGCGGCTCAATCTCTTCCATGGTTAGTGCCAGTAGTCATCGGGATTCTTTTATCGCTCGTATTACCAAATAAACAAACGGCAGAAGAATAA
- a CDS encoding NAD(P)H-dependent oxidoreductase: MKFVGLVGSNYDQSYNRKLLEFIRRQFKIKFELEVLEIDEVPMFNQDEKWDESFQLRLLYNKITRADGVIIATPEHNHTISAALKSVLEWLSFEVHPFENKPVMIVGASYYDQGTSRAQVHLRKILDAPGVNAYTLPGNEFLLGKAKEAFDENGNIINEGTVKFLETCLDNFMKYVEVVSKLKKPKPIEPEDLDCNHPIATTVTEVDPDDPDWVEKVAEITGAVSGDTYVKLDHGILTVNQIDMFLKAMPFELTYADDNNQFLYYNNAHQDPDTMFAKRVPPQSGSRMSTVHGSLPPARMKNVEWVIGTLRNGNQDYVRTIVPGSPEGVINTHNYQAMYYEDGSYAGINEIVFNFKPWLDWYLQTTGQRLVGGSGPFAPAGGHGSADATSGASDAGGHGDGGHGDADATSGASN, encoded by the coding sequence ATGAAATTTGTTGGACTTGTAGGATCGAACTACGATCAATCATATAACCGTAAACTTTTGGAATTCATTCGCCGCCAATTTAAGATCAAATTTGAATTGGAAGTTCTTGAAATCGACGAAGTTCCAATGTTTAATCAAGATGAAAAATGGGACGAAAGTTTCCAATTACGTCTTTTATATAACAAAATCACTCGTGCAGATGGTGTCATCATTGCCACTCCAGAGCACAACCATACGATCTCTGCTGCTCTCAAGTCTGTTCTTGAATGGCTATCTTTCGAGGTGCATCCATTTGAAAACAAACCCGTCATGATCGTTGGTGCTTCTTACTATGATCAAGGGACTTCACGTGCACAAGTTCACCTCCGTAAGATCCTTGATGCCCCAGGTGTCAATGCTTACACTCTTCCAGGAAATGAATTCCTTCTTGGAAAAGCGAAAGAAGCTTTTGACGAAAACGGCAATATCATCAACGAGGGAACCGTCAAATTCCTTGAAACTTGCTTGGATAATTTTATGAAATACGTTGAGGTTGTATCGAAATTGAAAAAACCAAAACCAATTGAACCAGAAGACTTGGATTGTAATCATCCAATCGCTACAACTGTTACTGAAGTCGATCCTGACGATCCAGACTGGGTAGAAAAAGTAGCTGAAATCACCGGTGCCGTTTCTGGCGATACCTATGTCAAACTCGACCACGGTATCCTAACCGTTAACCAAATTGATATGTTCTTGAAGGCTATGCCATTTGAATTGACTTATGCCGATGATAACAACCAATTCCTCTACTACAACAATGCCCATCAAGATCCAGATACCATGTTTGCTAAACGCGTGCCACCTCAATCAGGAAGCCGGATGTCAACCGTTCACGGCTCCCTACCACCAGCACGTATGAAAAACGTGGAATGGGTGATTGGTACCCTTCGTAACGGTAACCAAGACTATGTTCGGACCATTGTTCCAGGATCTCCTGAAGGCGTGATTAACACTCACAACTACCAAGCTATGTACTATGAAGATGGTTCTTACGCTGGTATCAATGAGATTGTCTTCAACTTCAAACCATGGTTGGACTGGTACCTGCAAACAACAGGTCAACGTCTAGTTGGCGGAAGCGGTCCATTTGCTCCTGCTGGTGGACACGGTAGTGCAGATGCAACTTCTGGTGCTTCTGATGCTGGAGGACATGGTGACGGAGGGCACGGAGATGCCGATGCCACTTCTGGTGCAAGCAACTAA
- a CDS encoding MATE family efflux transporter, with protein sequence MKRIQRVDLIDGPILPALLSFAFPILLSNIFQQLYNTSDVMIVGRFLGQKSLAAVGATSAIFDLIVGFAVGVGNGMSIIIARNYGAKNEDQLRKSVATTAIIGCILSLFVIFIGAVGLYPLLQFLGTPSAIVSQSYLYIATIVNGVAVTFAYNLCAGLLRAVGDSLAALYFLIIAAILNILLDLYFITQLHLGVQSAGIATIIAQSFSALLCFFYIRKKVPFLLPSRTDFVWNQKLYQDLISQGLTMGLMSSIVSIGTVILQSAINMLGMTIISAQISARRIMSFALLPMTAISSSMTTFTSQNFGAKQFRRIQQGVKQACLLSLLWSVFVAILLFFTSPFLTSLISGSTNPNLIANASLYLQISSCFYPVLGCLLILGNSLQGIGRKLTPLISSFIELTGKILFVLLIIPHTGYIGVILCEPLIWVPMTLQLWFTYHKASHQLLASSTSTIP encoded by the coding sequence ATGAAAAGAATTCAACGTGTGGACCTCATAGATGGTCCTATTTTACCCGCTCTATTGAGTTTTGCCTTTCCTATTCTTTTGTCCAATATCTTTCAACAACTCTACAATACCTCGGATGTTATGATTGTAGGGCGTTTTTTAGGTCAAAAATCATTGGCTGCCGTTGGAGCAACCTCTGCCATATTTGATTTGATCGTTGGATTTGCTGTCGGTGTTGGCAATGGGATGAGCATCATTATCGCGAGAAATTATGGAGCCAAAAACGAAGACCAATTACGAAAATCAGTCGCCACAACTGCTATTATTGGTTGTATCCTCAGTCTCTTCGTGATCTTCATTGGCGCTGTCGGACTTTATCCACTGCTCCAGTTTTTAGGGACCCCATCAGCAATTGTGTCTCAGTCTTATCTCTATATCGCTACCATTGTTAATGGTGTGGCTGTGACCTTTGCCTATAATCTTTGTGCCGGACTTCTTCGAGCGGTTGGCGATAGCCTAGCGGCTCTCTATTTCTTGATTATCGCCGCTATTCTCAATATTCTTCTCGATCTTTATTTTATTACCCAACTTCATCTAGGAGTCCAATCCGCTGGAATCGCGACCATTATTGCGCAAAGTTTTTCCGCCCTTCTTTGTTTCTTTTATATCCGTAAAAAAGTGCCTTTTCTTCTACCCAGTCGCACCGATTTTGTGTGGAATCAAAAGCTCTATCAGGACTTGATCAGTCAAGGACTGACCATGGGTCTCATGTCTTCGATCGTCTCTATCGGAACCGTCATCTTACAATCAGCTATTAATATGCTTGGAATGACCATCATTAGTGCCCAAATCTCAGCTCGTCGGATCATGTCCTTTGCCCTCCTGCCAATGACCGCTATTTCTTCTAGTATGACCACTTTCACCTCTCAAAACTTTGGTGCCAAGCAATTCCGACGGATTCAACAAGGCGTCAAACAGGCTTGTCTGCTCTCCCTCCTTTGGTCTGTCTTTGTTGCCATCCTCCTCTTCTTTACCAGTCCGTTCTTAACGAGCCTGATTTCTGGATCAACCAATCCTAATTTGATCGCAAATGCCAGTCTCTATCTGCAAATCAGCTCCTGCTTCTATCCGGTCTTAGGATGTCTCTTGATTCTAGGGAATTCTCTTCAAGGCATCGGCCGAAAATTGACCCCTTTGATTTCGAGCTTTATCGAATTAACAGGAAAAATTCTCTTTGTTCTCTTGATTATTCCCCATACAGGCTATATTGGAGTCATTCTGTGCGAGCCCTTGATTTGGGTCCCTATGACTCTTCAACTATGGTTTACCTATCATAAAGCTAGTCATCAGCTTCTTGCATCATCAACCTCGACGATTCCATAA
- a CDS encoding GNAT family N-acetyltransferase, translating into MSLTSQLITETFPDLDKVERLNIEAFPEEERVPLSEYLRYTDNDDANFFAFYNEEEFVGFAFSIYNQKAFYVSFFAIMPHLRSHGYGQEIIEKLVEFYQRTMILEVERLDEECDNLEQRQSRMDFYKRNGFKTANAFLEYEGLSFEILYRGDHFDEEAYRDIFRKLQEENYFDFRIKYRRFSDH; encoded by the coding sequence ATGAGCTTAACCAGTCAATTAATTACGGAAACGTTCCCAGATCTGGACAAGGTCGAGAGGCTGAATATCGAGGCATTCCCAGAAGAAGAGCGAGTCCCTTTGTCGGAATACCTACGTTATACGGACAATGACGATGCTAATTTTTTTGCTTTTTATAACGAAGAAGAATTTGTAGGATTTGCTTTTTCTATCTATAACCAGAAAGCTTTTTATGTTAGCTTCTTTGCCATTATGCCCCACCTACGTAGCCACGGTTATGGTCAAGAAATCATTGAAAAATTGGTAGAATTTTACCAAAGAACCATGATTCTTGAAGTGGAACGTTTGGATGAAGAATGTGACAATCTAGAGCAACGTCAGTCTCGGATGGATTTCTATAAGCGAAATGGATTTAAAACTGCCAATGCCTTTTTAGAATACGAAGGACTGAGCTTTGAAATTCTCTATCGGGGTGACCACTTTGACGAAGAGGCTTATCGCGATATTTTCCGTAAACTGCAGGAAGAAAATTATTTCGATTTCCGCATTAAATATAGACGCTTTAGTGACCACTAG
- a CDS encoding FAD:protein FMN transferase has translation MDLSSRSEHLMGTTITVSICHPQANELLARCFELLRSYEHRFSANDASSELMEVNHQAGIAPVQVHPDLFELIALGTLHSQAQNSHLNIAIGPLVQTWRIGFSDARRPQQGEINQALTMIDPHRIQLDPENHTVFLMRPGMKIDLGALAKGYSADLIATYLRGKGIKDALIDLGGNILTVGQHPVKQQPWRIGIQNPVEKRGNHLLVLSVKNKSVVTSGIYERHLEVEGQSFHHIFDSATGYPVETDLASITIISDRSVDGEIWTTRLFGESPASILNTVESLPGIDTLLVSQSGKIAYTSGLQSYL, from the coding sequence GTGGACCTAAGTAGTCGATCCGAACATTTGATGGGAACGACCATCACTGTTTCGATCTGTCACCCACAAGCGAATGAACTCTTAGCCCGCTGCTTTGAACTTCTTCGCTCCTACGAACATCGCTTCAGTGCTAATGATGCAAGTTCTGAACTCATGGAGGTCAATCACCAAGCTGGTATTGCTCCTGTCCAAGTACATCCAGATCTTTTTGAACTGATTGCATTAGGAACCTTGCATAGTCAAGCTCAGAACAGCCATTTAAACATCGCCATTGGTCCTCTTGTACAGACCTGGCGAATTGGATTTTCAGATGCTAGACGTCCCCAGCAAGGGGAAATTAATCAAGCTCTGACCATGATCGATCCTCACCGAATTCAGCTCGACCCAGAAAACCATACGGTCTTTCTTATGCGTCCTGGAATGAAGATCGACTTGGGAGCCTTAGCAAAAGGCTATAGCGCAGATCTAATTGCTACCTATCTGAGAGGTAAGGGAATCAAGGATGCCTTGATTGATCTTGGAGGAAATATCCTAACCGTTGGTCAACACCCTGTTAAACAGCAGCCTTGGCGGATTGGCATTCAAAATCCTGTCGAAAAAAGAGGAAATCACTTACTGGTCCTCTCAGTCAAGAATAAATCTGTTGTCACCTCTGGCATCTACGAGCGTCATTTAGAAGTTGAAGGCCAGTCGTTTCATCATATCTTTGATAGCGCGACGGGCTATCCGGTCGAGACAGACTTAGCCAGTATCACTATCATATCTGATCGATCCGTAGACGGGGAGATATGGACTACCCGCCTGTTCGGGGAATCTCCTGCTTCTATCCTCAATACTGTTGAATCACTTCCTGGTATAGACACCTTATTGGTTTCTCAATCAGGCAAGATTGCCTATACAAGTGGGCTCCAATCATATTTATAA
- a CDS encoding NADPH-dependent FMN reductase yields MIKLIAIVGTNSKRSTNRQLLQYMQKHFADKAEIELVEIKDIPVFNKPADKQVPEAVLDIVAKIEEADGVIIGTPEYDHSIPAVLMSALAWLSYGVFPLLNKPVMITGASYGTLGSSRAQLQLRQILNAPEIKANVLPDEFLLSHSLQAFDQNGDLVDLDVIQKLDAVFNDFRVFVKITDKLRNAQELLRKDAEEFDWENL; encoded by the coding sequence ATGATAAAACTTATTGCGATTGTGGGGACTAACTCCAAACGTTCTACAAACCGTCAACTGCTTCAATACATGCAAAAACATTTTGCTGATAAGGCTGAGATCGAATTGGTCGAAATTAAAGATATCCCTGTCTTTAACAAACCAGCCGACAAACAAGTTCCTGAAGCTGTCTTAGATATTGTTGCAAAAATTGAAGAAGCTGATGGGGTCATTATTGGAACTCCAGAATACGACCACTCTATTCCAGCAGTCTTGATGAGTGCACTCGCTTGGCTCTCATACGGAGTCTTCCCATTGTTGAACAAACCGGTCATGATTACTGGGGCATCATACGGTACGTTGGGATCTTCACGCGCCCAACTCCAACTTCGCCAAATCCTAAATGCTCCTGAAATTAAAGCGAATGTCTTGCCAGATGAATTCTTGCTCTCCCATTCATTGCAAGCCTTTGATCAAAATGGAGACTTAGTGGATTTAGATGTCATTCAAAAATTAGATGCCGTCTTCAATGATTTCCGTGTGTTTGTAAAAATCACAGACAAATTGCGCAACGCCCAAGAATTACTTCGCAAAGATGCTGAAGAATTTGACTGGGAAAACTTGTAA
- a CDS encoding FAD-dependent oxidoreductase, with amino-acid sequence MSKIVVVGANHAGTACINTMLDNFGNENEIVVFDQNSNISFLGCGMALWIGEQIDGPEGLFYSDKEKLEAKGAKVYMNSPVLSIDYDNKVVTAEVDGKEHKESYEKLIFATGSTPIIPPIKGVEIVPGNREFKATLENLQFVKLYQNAEEVIEKLKDNSKHLNRIAVVGGGYIGVELAEAFERLGKDVVLVDIVDTVLNGYYDKDFTDIMAKNLEDHNIRLALGQTVQAVEGDGKIELFRNGAFLVDKKQETSLPGVYAVGDCATIFDNARNEMSYIALASNAVRSGIVGAYNATGHELEGIGVQGSNGISIYGLHMVSTGLTLEKAKAAGFNATETGFNDLQKPEFIKHDNYEVGIKIVYDKDTRQILGAQMVSRDSAISMAIHMFSLVIQEHVTIDKLALTDLFFLPHFNKPYNYITMAALTAE; translated from the coding sequence ATGAGTAAAATCGTTGTTGTAGGGGCTAACCATGCCGGAACAGCTTGTATCAACACTATGTTAGATAATTTCGGAAATGAAAATGAAATTGTGGTTTTTGACCAAAACTCAAACATTTCATTCCTTGGATGTGGGATGGCGCTTTGGATCGGTGAGCAAATCGATGGTCCTGAAGGTCTTTTCTACTCTGACAAAGAAAAATTGGAAGCAAAAGGTGCAAAAGTCTACATGAACTCTCCTGTTCTTTCAATTGACTATGACAACAAAGTGGTGACTGCAGAAGTTGATGGAAAAGAACACAAAGAATCTTACGAAAAATTGATCTTTGCGACTGGATCAACACCAATCATTCCTCCAATTAAAGGAGTTGAAATCGTTCCTGGTAACCGCGAATTCAAAGCAACTCTTGAAAATCTTCAATTCGTTAAATTGTACCAAAACGCTGAAGAAGTGATCGAAAAATTGAAGGACAACAGCAAACACTTGAATCGTATCGCCGTAGTTGGTGGTGGTTACATTGGTGTTGAACTTGCGGAAGCTTTCGAACGTCTTGGTAAAGATGTTGTCTTGGTAGATATCGTGGACACTGTCTTGAATGGCTACTACGACAAAGACTTCACAGACATCATGGCGAAAAACTTGGAAGACCACAATATCCGTTTGGCGCTTGGACAAACGGTTCAAGCGGTTGAAGGAGATGGTAAGATCGAACTCTTCCGCAATGGTGCTTTCCTTGTTGATAAGAAACAAGAAACGTCACTTCCAGGTGTGTACGCAGTTGGTGACTGTGCGACTATCTTCGATAACGCTCGTAACGAAATGAGCTACATCGCTCTTGCGTCTAATGCGGTTCGTTCTGGTATTGTCGGTGCCTACAATGCGACTGGTCATGAATTAGAAGGAATCGGTGTTCAAGGTTCTAACGGTATCTCTATCTACGGCCTTCACATGGTTTCAACTGGTTTGACGCTTGAAAAAGCGAAAGCTGCAGGCTTCAATGCCACTGAAACTGGCTTCAACGACCTTCAAAAACCTGAATTTATCAAACACGATAACTACGAAGTTGGTATCAAGATCGTTTATGATAAAGACACACGTCAAATCCTTGGAGCTCAAATGGTATCCCGTGATAGCGCCATCTCAATGGCTATCCACATGTTCTCACTTGTGATTCAAGAACACGTGACGATTGATAAATTGGCTTTGACTGATTTGTTCTTCTTGCCACACTTCAACAAACCTTACAACTACATCACAATGGCAGCTTTAACTGCTGAATAA
- the ccdA2 gene encoding thiol-disulfide oxidoreductase-associated membrane protein CcdA2, producing the protein MNPIVFSLTVFLAGILSFFSPCVFPLLPVYIGILLGSDQEKAIQLFGKKIRWHGLLKTLCFIAGISVIFLLIGFGAGLLGKIMYTNWFRYLMGALIIILGLHQMEVFHFHFLEKQKSVDFGANKQKNELFSAFLLGLGFSFGWTPCIGPVLGSVLALAASDGQDALMGAIYLLVYTLGMALPFLLLALASSLVLPYFNRLKPHLLLLKKIGGAIIILMGILLLLGQLNSLSSIFS; encoded by the coding sequence ATGAATCCAATCGTTTTTTCATTGACAGTTTTTCTTGCGGGTATTCTGTCTTTCTTTTCTCCCTGTGTCTTTCCTTTGCTTCCGGTTTATATTGGAATCTTACTAGGAAGTGATCAGGAAAAGGCTATCCAATTGTTCGGGAAAAAAATTCGCTGGCATGGCTTGCTGAAAACCCTTTGTTTTATTGCAGGTATTTCTGTTATTTTCCTCCTCATTGGTTTTGGAGCAGGCTTGCTTGGAAAGATCATGTACACCAATTGGTTCCGTTATCTGATGGGAGCCCTCATCATTATCCTTGGTCTTCATCAAATGGAAGTCTTTCATTTTCATTTCCTTGAAAAGCAAAAATCAGTAGATTTTGGAGCCAACAAACAGAAGAATGAATTGTTTTCAGCTTTTCTCCTTGGTCTTGGCTTTAGTTTTGGTTGGACGCCTTGTATTGGTCCAGTATTAGGATCAGTTCTTGCTTTAGCAGCATCAGATGGGCAAGATGCTCTTATGGGAGCTATTTATCTCCTTGTTTATACCTTGGGAATGGCCCTTCCGTTTTTACTGTTGGCCTTAGCATCTAGTCTGGTCCTACCTTACTTTAATCGTCTCAAACCCCATTTGTTATTGCTGAAGAAAATCGGCGGAGCTATCATTATTCTGATGGGAATTCTCTTACTTTTGGGACAATTGAACAGTTTGTCATCTATCTTTTCATAA
- a CDS encoding YdcF family protein, producing the protein MYLYLFWLFPALIFLLFFMSDRRRLFNAYLFSINLGLFLLISAFLLVVRTELWFNQQIAMIVFVVISILVFLSIIFSSIFLLFNGRQMMAFEGKRLANLLSLLYGLFIIGALALHFLPYFPGNDILIYLTDFALFYMTFLYLSYVSYGTFCNLFPVRKEPDAIIILGSGLIGDKIPPLLAQRLEKGKAVYEQFKKRPKLIVSGGQGSDELIAEAEAMARYLMEHGVPEDAILIENRSRTTFENLTFSKRILEEEGLGKRVLVVTNSFHALRAGVFMRRLKIPGRSIGSRTAFYYLPSAWIRETVGLVSLYWKWHVTFLAFLFLPWFFTQIMKLIEFFIKYLN; encoded by the coding sequence ATGTATCTATATCTATTCTGGTTATTTCCAGCTCTTATCTTTTTATTGTTCTTTATGAGTGATCGCAGAAGGCTTTTCAATGCTTATCTCTTTTCGATAAACTTGGGGCTTTTTCTACTGATTTCTGCATTTTTACTAGTCGTTCGAACTGAGTTATGGTTTAATCAACAAATTGCAATGATTGTCTTTGTGGTGATTTCCATCCTCGTTTTTCTCAGCATTATTTTCTCATCTATCTTTCTCCTTTTTAACGGACGTCAAATGATGGCTTTTGAAGGAAAAAGGCTGGCCAACCTCCTCTCTCTGCTTTATGGACTGTTTATTATCGGAGCTTTGGCACTACATTTTCTACCCTATTTCCCAGGGAATGACATCCTCATTTATCTGACTGACTTCGCCCTGTTTTACATGACTTTTCTCTACCTCTCTTATGTATCCTATGGGACTTTTTGCAATCTCTTTCCAGTTCGCAAAGAGCCAGACGCCATCATCATCCTTGGCTCAGGTTTGATCGGAGACAAGATTCCCCCACTCTTGGCCCAGCGTCTTGAGAAGGGAAAGGCCGTCTATGAGCAGTTCAAGAAACGACCAAAGTTGATTGTTTCTGGTGGTCAAGGGTCAGATGAGCTGATCGCTGAGGCGGAAGCTATGGCCAGATACTTGATGGAACATGGGGTGCCAGAAGACGCCATTCTCATCGAGAATCGCTCTCGTACTACTTTTGAAAACCTGACCTTTAGCAAGCGTATCCTTGAAGAAGAGGGGCTTGGCAAGAGAGTCCTTGTGGTGACCAATTCTTTTCACGCGCTCCGTGCAGGTGTCTTTATGAGACGATTGAAAATACCTGGTCGAAGTATCGGTTCAAGAACAGCCTTTTACTATCTCCCATCCGCTTGGATTCGAGAAACCGTTGGCTTGGTTTCACTTTATTGGAAATGGCATGTTACCTTCCTAGCTTTTCTATTTCTGCCTTGGTTCTTTACACAAATCATGAAACTGATTGAGTTCTTCATTAAATATCTAAACTAA
- a CDS encoding TlpA family protein disulfide reductase, with product MKGIKYACFSVLSLALLSACSMNQSSESSMDNQPTMNTTTNKNPLVGKDASDFELKDMKGNTVKLSDYKGKKVYLKFWATWCGPCRQSMPELEKLVKDTDRDFEILTIMAPGLQGEKTEEEFVKWFDQQDYKSVPVLYNPDGSAFADYQVRSIPTEVFIDSHGKIGHVQLGAISNEDAKKIIKELQ from the coding sequence ATGAAAGGTATTAAATACGCTTGTTTCTCAGTTCTCTCTTTAGCTTTGCTGTCAGCTTGTTCCATGAATCAATCCAGTGAGAGTAGTATGGACAATCAGCCAACAATGAATACAACAACGAATAAGAATCCTTTGGTAGGAAAAGACGCCAGTGACTTTGAACTAAAGGATATGAAGGGGAATACGGTCAAACTTTCAGACTACAAAGGGAAGAAGGTTTATTTGAAATTTTGGGCAACTTGGTGTGGCCCTTGCCGGCAAAGTATGCCTGAATTAGAGAAATTGGTCAAGGATACGGATAGAGACTTTGAAATTTTGACCATTATGGCACCAGGACTCCAAGGTGAAAAAACAGAAGAAGAATTCGTCAAATGGTTTGATCAACAAGATTACAAGTCAGTACCGGTCTTGTACAATCCAGATGGTTCTGCATTTGCGGATTATCAGGTTCGCTCTATTCCTACAGAAGTTTTTATAGACAGTCATGGGAAAATTGGACATGTCCAATTAGGGGCTATTTCAAACGAAGATGCTAAGAAGATCATCAAGGAGTTACAATAA